One region of Romeriopsis navalis LEGE 11480 genomic DNA includes:
- a CDS encoding DUF4268 domain-containing protein — protein sequence MGLKAIYFISIYLLSVDMINTSTDNVGLTTLGRLEKIDVREYWKREDSDFTPWLAETSNIQLLSEAIGIELEVEAQEKQVGPFRADILCKDTANDHWVLIENQLERTDHIHLGQLLTYAAGLNAVTIVWIAARFTEEHRAALDWLNEISNEDFNFFGLEIELWKIGKSAVAPKFNIISKPNDWSKSITGAAKSIQSDSLTDAKKLQHDYWSAFRQYAFEHGQRIQPTKALYQNWMNIAIGRSGFILNAIASTWNSQLQSYASHEIRAMLKIDHNQAQLCFDFFHKQQKQLEAEFGEALIWDSLPDRKSCLIYVRKSVDLNNRDDWDTQHAWLTQKLEKLHMIFSGRIKKLDIDSLDSESLTGEEV from the coding sequence TTGGGGCTCAAGGCGATTTACTTTATATCGATATATTTGCTTAGCGTAGATATGATCAATACATCAACAGATAACGTAGGGCTTACAACTCTAGGGCGACTAGAAAAAATTGATGTCCGTGAATATTGGAAAAGAGAAGATAGTGATTTCACCCCGTGGCTAGCTGAAACGTCGAACATCCAGCTTTTAAGCGAAGCGATCGGGATTGAACTAGAAGTTGAAGCCCAGGAAAAGCAAGTTGGGCCGTTTCGGGCTGATATTTTGTGTAAAGATACGGCGAATGATCATTGGGTACTGATCGAAAACCAACTTGAGCGAACCGATCATATTCACTTGGGGCAGCTTTTAACCTATGCAGCCGGTCTTAATGCCGTGACAATCGTCTGGATTGCCGCTCGCTTTACTGAAGAGCATCGTGCGGCCCTTGACTGGCTCAACGAAATCAGCAACGAAGACTTTAATTTCTTCGGTTTGGAAATTGAACTTTGGAAAATTGGGAAGTCAGCAGTCGCCCCAAAATTTAATATCATTAGCAAACCCAATGATTGGAGCAAAAGCATTACTGGGGCTGCTAAAAGCATTCAGTCCGACTCGCTAACAGATGCAAAAAAGCTGCAACATGATTATTGGAGTGCTTTTCGGCAATATGCCTTTGAGCATGGCCAACGGATTCAACCCACGAAGGCACTCTATCAAAATTGGATGAATATTGCGATCGGGCGCAGTGGATTCATTCTCAATGCCATTGCTTCAACCTGGAACTCACAGCTGCAGAGTTATGCCAGTCATGAAATTCGTGCGATGTTGAAGATTGATCATAATCAAGCACAGTTGTGTTTTGATTTTTTCCATAAACAGCAAAAACAATTGGAAGCAGAATTCGGAGAAGCATTGATTTGGGACAGCTTACCTGACCGAAAATCTTGTCTCATTTATGTCCGTAAGTCGGTTGATCTTAATAACCGTGATGACTGGGATACACAGCATGCATGGCTAACCCAGAAATTAGAAAAATTGCACATGATCTTTTCTGGCCGGATTAAGAAACTCGACATTGATAGTTTGGATTCTGAAAGCCTCACGGGGGAAGAGGTATAA
- a CDS encoding sodium/glutamate symporter — protein sequence MFKLIDVFVAFILVGVLVLAGRSIRKRVGFFRALYLPDSIVAGGLALLLGPGVVGAIAGDGSPFAAGIFPEAVQQVWKQSPSVFINIVFATLFLGDQIPSPKDIWRQASPQVAFGQILAWGQYVVGILLTLLILTPLFNVHPSAGALIEVAFEGGHGTAAAMQTTFQDIGFESGGDLALAMATVGIVSGIVIGTFLISWGKFTGRVKVGDADAIVVTPEELEKELDLDLEEAPEIRLTRAKMMREMLIDPLSLNFGLVGLAVVIGWLIQQGLVWFERIAFSVGDKGGLLSHIPLFPMTVIGGIIVQVWLLRTNRSYLISRPLVKRIGGVALDVTVVTALATISLSAIGANLPAFIGLSLIGITWNLFAFLVLAPRIIPNFWFERGIGDVGQSMGVTSTGLLLLRMVDPGNQSAALESFAYKQLLFEPIVGGGLFTAIAPILIHKFGPIATLGLTGGLLVFWLVFGFYNFKQIRRRR from the coding sequence GTGTTTAAGCTGATCGATGTCTTTGTGGCATTTATTCTCGTCGGGGTGCTGGTGTTGGCTGGCCGATCGATTCGTAAACGCGTCGGATTTTTTAGAGCGCTGTATCTGCCAGATTCGATCGTTGCGGGCGGTTTGGCGCTGCTGCTGGGGCCGGGCGTTGTGGGCGCGATCGCCGGTGACGGGTCACCGTTTGCGGCGGGGATCTTCCCAGAAGCGGTGCAGCAGGTGTGGAAACAGTCGCCGAGCGTATTTATTAACATTGTGTTTGCGACGCTGTTTCTGGGCGATCAGATCCCCAGTCCAAAGGATATTTGGCGGCAGGCTTCGCCCCAGGTGGCCTTTGGTCAAATTCTGGCTTGGGGACAGTATGTGGTGGGGATTTTGCTCACATTGCTGATCCTGACGCCGTTGTTTAACGTACATCCTAGTGCGGGGGCATTGATCGAAGTGGCCTTTGAAGGGGGCCACGGGACGGCGGCGGCGATGCAGACGACGTTCCAGGATATTGGATTTGAGAGCGGTGGTGACTTGGCCCTCGCCATGGCCACGGTGGGGATTGTCTCCGGGATTGTCATCGGCACATTTCTGATTAGCTGGGGCAAGTTTACCGGGCGGGTAAAAGTGGGCGATGCGGATGCGATCGTTGTCACCCCGGAGGAGCTGGAGAAAGAGCTGGATTTAGACCTGGAAGAAGCGCCGGAGATTCGGCTGACGCGGGCCAAGATGATGCGGGAAATGCTGATCGACCCGCTATCGCTAAACTTTGGTTTGGTCGGTTTGGCAGTGGTGATTGGCTGGTTGATTCAGCAGGGTTTGGTCTGGTTTGAACGAATTGCCTTTAGTGTTGGTGATAAGGGTGGTTTATTAAGTCATATTCCGTTGTTTCCCATGACGGTGATTGGTGGAATTATTGTGCAGGTTTGGTTGCTGCGGACAAATCGCAGTTATTTAATTAGCCGTCCACTCGTCAAACGCATCGGTGGTGTAGCACTGGATGTGACGGTGGTGACAGCGTTAGCGACGATTTCGCTGTCGGCGATCGGCGCGAATCTCCCAGCATTTATCGGCTTGTCGCTGATCGGCATTACCTGGAACTTGTTTGCCTTCTTGGTGCTGGCTCCCCGGATTATTCCTAACTTCTGGTTTGAGCGCGGCATTGGGGATGTGGGGCAATCGATGGGGGTAACTTCGACGGGGCTATTGCTGCTGCGGATGGTTGACCCAGGGAATCAGTCGGCGGCGTTGGAGAGTTTTGCCTACAAGCAGTTGCTGTTTGAGCCGATCGTCGGTGGGGGATTGTTTACGGCGATCGCACCGATTTTGATTCACAAGTTTGGGCCGATCGCGACGCTGGGTTTGACCGGTGGTTTATTAGTATTTTGGCTTGTGTTTGGGTTCTATAACTTCAAGCAGATTCGCCGTCGTCGGTAG
- a CDS encoding S9 family peptidase, which translates to MINRLFLFQATGLVSLLLLSALAQSWIARATLPPAPQTPPQKLASLISRDIFFGNPPQSQPKISPDGRYLAYIAPDQTSVLQIWLKTLGKNDDRPLTQAKQAGIRNYEWAYNGTHILFPQDDNGNEEYQLQRLNIRTQAIQALTPKSGVRAELIGLNPQFPNEALVAMNQRSPLQFDVYRINIKTGKTTLDTTNPGNGIDVTADKQFQVRAAHTVRPDGGKNLALRDAPNQPWRIIRQWEPNSEGRSLSFSNDGKQLYLLDNQTSDTLQLKALNLASSKAKTLASDAHNDITDVMLHPQTRQPIAVGIYRDRLHWQVLDPAYKADFAAIAKVQPGDVRWQNCDRRFTRCIIFYTSDRQPTTYYLYDRRTRKSAKLFSRQPPLAQHQLAPMQPITYQARDGLTIHGYLTAPVGVPAKNLPTVLWVHGGPWARDKWGYNAVVQWLANRGYAVLQVNFRGSTGYGKKFLNAGNREWAGKMHLDLLDGVEWLKRQGIAHPKKIAIAGGSYGGYASLVGMTYTPDVFAAGVDIVGPSNLITLLNSLPPYWFSEKPIFEYRLGNPLKDQVFLKQRSPVFFAHQIKNPLLIAHGANDPRVKQSESDQIVQTMRQQGKGVEYWVYSDEGHGFAKPANRRHFFAQMERLLAEHLGGRYELERQISGHSGQSR; encoded by the coding sequence ATGATCAATCGCCTCTTCTTGTTTCAGGCAACGGGTTTGGTCAGCCTGTTATTGCTCAGTGCATTGGCCCAAAGCTGGATTGCCCGCGCCACCCTGCCGCCCGCTCCCCAAACACCACCCCAAAAACTCGCTTCGCTGATTTCCCGTGACATTTTCTTTGGCAACCCGCCTCAATCCCAACCGAAAATTTCCCCCGATGGTCGCTATCTCGCCTACATTGCACCGGATCAAACTAGCGTGCTGCAAATTTGGCTGAAGACCTTGGGTAAAAATGACGATCGTCCCCTGACCCAAGCCAAACAAGCCGGTATCCGCAACTATGAATGGGCCTACAACGGCACGCATATCCTGTTTCCCCAAGATGACAACGGCAATGAGGAATATCAGCTTCAACGGCTGAATATTCGAACTCAAGCCATTCAAGCCTTGACCCCCAAGTCTGGGGTGCGCGCCGAACTCATTGGACTCAATCCGCAGTTCCCCAACGAGGCGTTAGTCGCGATGAACCAACGTAGTCCTTTGCAATTTGATGTCTATCGGATCAATATCAAAACCGGCAAAACTACCCTTGATACAACCAATCCTGGCAATGGCATTGATGTCACAGCGGATAAGCAGTTTCAAGTGCGGGCTGCCCACACAGTCCGACCCGATGGTGGCAAGAACCTAGCCCTGCGTGATGCTCCCAATCAACCCTGGCGGATTATCCGCCAATGGGAACCAAACAGCGAAGGCCGCAGCTTGAGTTTCTCGAACGATGGCAAGCAATTATATTTACTCGATAATCAAACCAGCGATACGTTGCAACTCAAAGCGCTGAATCTCGCCAGTAGCAAGGCTAAAACCCTCGCGAGTGATGCCCACAACGACATCACTGACGTAATGCTTCATCCCCAAACCCGACAGCCGATCGCCGTTGGGATATACCGCGATCGCTTGCACTGGCAAGTCCTCGATCCCGCCTATAAAGCCGATTTTGCCGCCATTGCTAAAGTCCAACCGGGTGATGTCCGCTGGCAAAACTGTGACCGGCGCTTCACCCGCTGCATCATCTTCTACACCAGCGATCGCCAACCCACGACCTATTATTTATACGATCGGCGCACCCGCAAAAGTGCCAAACTCTTTAGTCGCCAACCGCCGCTCGCGCAGCACCAACTCGCTCCGATGCAACCCATTACTTACCAAGCCCGAGATGGGTTGACGATTCATGGCTATTTGACGGCGCCAGTGGGTGTACCCGCGAAAAATCTGCCGACGGTTCTCTGGGTGCACGGTGGCCCCTGGGCGCGGGATAAATGGGGCTATAACGCCGTGGTGCAATGGCTCGCGAACCGGGGTTATGCCGTCCTCCAAGTTAACTTTCGCGGTTCCACCGGCTACGGGAAAAAGTTTCTCAATGCAGGAAATCGTGAATGGGCCGGGAAAATGCACCTCGATTTACTCGATGGGGTTGAGTGGCTGAAACGCCAAGGTATTGCGCACCCCAAGAAAATTGCCATTGCTGGTGGCTCCTACGGCGGTTATGCCAGCTTAGTCGGCATGACCTATACGCCGGATGTGTTTGCCGCTGGGGTCGATATTGTGGGGCCGAGTAATTTGATCACATTGTTGAATAGTCTTCCACCCTATTGGTTTTCGGAGAAACCAATCTTTGAATATCGCCTAGGTAATCCGCTTAAGGATCAGGTTTTTTTGAAACAACGATCGCCGGTGTTCTTTGCCCACCAGATTAAAAATCCGCTGCTGATTGCCCACGGTGCGAATGATCCACGGGTCAAACAGTCTGAAAGCGATCAAATTGTGCAAACCATGCGGCAGCAAGGAAAAGGGGTGGAATATTGGGTTTATTCGGATGAGGGACACGGTTTTGCTAAACCGGCAAATCGGCGGCATTTCTTTGCTCAGATGGAACGGTTGCTGGCAGAGCATTTAGGCGGACGTTATGAATTGGAGCGCCAGATCTCAGGCCATTCGGGGCAGTCACGCTAA
- a CDS encoding response regulator: MADFIRVFIVDDQALIRDGLRSLLLAQPDIEVVGDATNGAETITKLAEMSVEALPAVLLLDIRMPVMDGIATTREIRSRFPDVSVLILTTFDDDQDVSQAMRAGAQGYLLKDTPSEDLANAIRSIHQGYTYLGPGLIEKALGQPSSQIPTHQFPELTPREREILQLIGTGANNREIAAALYISDRTVKNHVTNILSRLGLRDRTQAALYVQKHRRDA, from the coding sequence ATGGCTGACTTCATCCGCGTCTTTATAGTTGATGATCAAGCGTTGATTCGCGATGGGCTGCGTAGTTTGCTCTTGGCCCAGCCGGATATCGAGGTCGTCGGCGATGCGACCAATGGGGCCGAAACAATTACCAAGTTGGCGGAGATGTCAGTCGAGGCATTGCCAGCGGTATTGTTACTGGATATTCGGATGCCTGTGATGGATGGCATTGCGACAACCCGGGAAATCCGATCGCGCTTCCCCGATGTCAGCGTATTGATTCTGACGACGTTTGACGACGATCAAGATGTGTCCCAAGCGATGCGGGCCGGGGCCCAGGGATATTTGCTAAAGGACACACCGTCAGAGGATTTAGCGAATGCAATTCGATCGATTCATCAAGGCTATACCTATCTGGGACCGGGGTTAATCGAAAAAGCCCTCGGCCAGCCGTCTTCTCAGATTCCCACGCATCAATTCCCCGAACTTACCCCCCGCGAACGCGAGATCCTGCAACTGATCGGCACAGGAGCCAACAACCGCGAAATCGCCGCCGCATTGTATATCTCCGATCGTACGGTCAAGAACCATGTGACAAATATTCTGAGTCGGTTAGGGCTGCGCGATCGGACTCAGGCCGCGCTATATGTCCAGAAACATCGCCGCGATGCTTGA